DNA from Ananas comosus cultivar F153 linkage group 12, ASM154086v1, whole genome shotgun sequence:
AAGAAAGAAAATTCACCTATGCCATGCTGCCTATGATAATCGAACATTAAAGTCTCTGCCACACGCTTGCCCTCATCATAGCAACTTCTAACTCCTAATACAACGAGAATCCTATTGTCAGACGCAGAGCAtagacaaaaaaagaaagaagaaaagaaaaacaaagaaaagataaaaatacgGTGAAGTGAAACTTATACCAATAGGGTTCACATTTCCCCAGTATTCCTCCTTTTGGGGATGCTCAAGAGGATCACCATAAACTTCAGAGGTTGATGTCAGCAAAATTCTTCACAAGAAGAGCAAAGTATAGAAATAAGCAGAGCTAAACCATGAAAACAATTAACAAGACAAAGATGGTTAGGAGTCTAAATATACCTTGCTCCGACACGCTTTGCAAGTCCTAGCATGTTGAGCGTTCCAATGACATTGGTTTTTATTGTCTGTCACAAACAATTATTCTTATTTACTCTCTTTCTAGTAAGTAAACTTTTGAACTCTACTCTTTCCGCTAAATGTAGAAACACCCCATCAATGGACTATCAATGGAGAGAAAACTAATTTAagatttacactcgtgctggaaAAACGCACCTTCACAGGGTTGTATTTATAGAAAATTGGAGAGGCGGGGCAAGCAAGGTGGTAGATTTGATCGACCTCGACCAATAACGTTTCCGTGACATCTGAAAGCGAAAATAGGTTGTTGACAACATGCAGGCCAAAAGAATATATGTATTAGATGGAGCATTTAAGCTATAAGATGAGATGGACATTTATAACAAACAACAAATACATCTCAGCAAGCCTCAATGTTAGATGAAAGGTAGAAACAAACCGTGTCGAATCAGTTCAAATCTTGGATGGCCGATCCACTTTTTTATGTTGTCCTTCGAGCCGGTAAAAAAGTTGTCCACAACAATCACCTGGTAACAAGCAGAAGAACAATCAGAAAGCTATAAACATTCATTTTCATAGTCGAGGTCCGTAGAATAAATTGGTCAATCATCTAAAAACAAGCACAAAAAGCTGGCTCCTCTAAGTGATCTTTAATAGATTTTCTAAGCTCTCATGCCaccattttctcaaaaatagGCAAAATTCATCTACATCAATTATGTTTAAGTATCAAAATCTTACAACTTCTTCAAATATAAAATCTCTCTaaaataaattctaattaataaaAGTATCTGATTATGTAGCAAAACAAAGTCATTCGGCGTTGTCCCATTACCTCGTTCTTCTCATTTTCCATCAATTTGTCCACCAGGTGGGATCCGATGAATCCAGCACCTCCAGTCACCAAGATCCGCATATTAGACTGCAAAGTAAAATAGTTCTTCATATTATTACTgtctaaaaaaaaggaaacataaCATTACAATCTATAAATGTATAAAGGTCCATTTCAATATCAACCTTCATTCACAGATCTAAatgagcaaaagaaaaaaaaaaattaaatgaattatTTATCCTGAGAAGATGCAACCAGATCTAATCGCCCAAATGGAATTCCATGTGCGAAACAGATTTTTGAACTGGAAAACATCAAAAGTTCCCTCCTTTTACATCGAATCGCACCCACATTGTAAGATCTCCAACATATCTCATGAAATTGTATCGTAATTGGTTTTAAAAAGCGAAAATTTACCTGAAAAAACTTGGAATTCCGCAGAGGGGAAGGGCTCGGAGGCGGCTTGGTGACCCCATTGGACGATTCCTGCGCCATTTCTCAGATCCCTTCGCAAAATCCAccaaaggaaaaacaaaaataaatcagATCTATCATATACAGATCTAAATACGCAGCGAATCAAACAAATCGACCgactaaaacaaattaaaccTTCTAAATTCCCCTTCGCCTAATAACAAGCTATATATGGAGAGGAAGACCTaatggaaaccctagaaataggTGACCTTTATAGAGAACCCTGACAACCGCCACCAACCGATTCACCCAAATGATCAAattagtctaaaaataaatccCGATCTCTTCGAACATAAGCAAACGAGGGATCGAAACAACCCCAAGAGAGATCCCTCTCTCACCCACCGATCGAgcattggagagagagagagagagagagagagagagggatctaCCTTACGGAGATGGAGAAAACTGGGGGATTTGGGGGAGGGATTAGGGTTTGGAGAGGGATTTTGAGGgggatttagagagagagagagagagagagagagagtgtttccTCTTTATCGTAGGCGAGCATCGCGGTGACGGGTAATGCCACGTGGGATACTCCATGCATTTGTTAGTAAAAATCTCATGGACCGAGAACGCCACGTCAGAATTAGACCACCATTCAGGGCCGACGTCATTTTTGTGGTGTTCCGTGGGATCGGTCTATAAACCGAgaccaaaaaaaggaaatttttttttttttcccttctagGGGTACTGAATAGGTCATCAAAGCCATTCGGCCATCAGATTGGCGCCACGTGTCCGTAgcatgaaaaattatgaaatccaGGAGCTGATCAAATTCATTCTATAATATGGTagttgagaatttttttttaaaaaaagataaaatgatattttattttatagaagaGGTTGCGTTAACAGGAAAAAGGTGAAATAAAAATTCCGagcaattaaattaaataagaataatgtaaaaaatttttaaacaactcttttttataactttaatttaaaatttcttcgTCTACTTTAGAGAGATGATCACGACCGAGAATAAATAGTAAGATCATTATAtaactcaaaataaaaattaatttttacgtAAGTTGTTCATCGCTAGTAATCGAAAAACATGCACACCAAATTAGAATAGGATGGAGTGTCTACCACTCATGAGGAAcatgacaaataaaaataaccACTCATGCACCACATGGTAGATGAGAGGGATAGATTACCATAATGCCAACCTGCCAGATTTATTGCAATATAATAATAGACTTTTCCTATTGGCTGAGGGTTTTGAAATGTTTCTAATTGGTATGTATGTTCTAAATGTAGGTTTTGTTATTTAAAGAAAGGGGCCCTCTTAGTTTGGTATTTGTGCATTTCTTATTTTGAGAATGTAAGCCTAACATGACCACTTGTTAAGACTTAATTAACATTTATACATGCGACCTAATAGCAAACTAGTTATGAAGGTTTAACAATTCCATTATGTTTCGTAAAATTGATATGTTAAGAAGAATTATGCtacaatactattaatagtaacaagcggttggtgctattgagttttcggtctttggatgaaaggatgtgcggttaggatgatagtggtcctctagggttgagtggatggttggttgaatagtataatataacaggtggaaatgatcaaaggataaatctaacagcagaaagctcgatagtaccaagagcttagtactatcgatagtatagtagctggactctgtTAAGAATATGCAATATCGAAATTAATCATCTTATTTGGTTGTCTTGTATGTATTTCAccactttatttctttttctttttttttttgagagataggcagcacgctatccgctttgtttatttcatttagaaataaacttagctagaaatgtgaatcaattaggattcgaacttgggtctcggataccaaccaccaagcccttcaCCATTTTATTTCTGAATCAAACACTTGTGCCATATCatgaagaattttttaaaaaagttattgtTGTCGTTGTTGTATACACATTGACATTCTAGTTTTACAGATAGAGATTAGGCAAATATGCAGCCACTGACTCTCCCCAAAGTCCAACTATTTTCTCATAAGCTTTTGACCATCATTTTTCTCCTTCATTGTAGACCATAAGAACACACAAAATCTAGTGATTTAATAAAAGGATTGGAGAATACTATTTTGCTTTTAGAAACAGTAGATGTAGTTTGCAGTTTGCACCCAGGGTAGATCTACACAATACATCAATAGATGCATGTGATCTGCTCCTCACTGAAGCTTCTGCAATAACTATAAAATTGGGCATGTGCAATCAATTACATGTAATTTCAGAAATTAATACTATgttcatatataaatatgtaataagGTGTTGCTCATGTGGTTTATTATTTTCCTAGGAGACTATAATACAAATGGTGAATCAAAATTTTGGACTTATTTGAGATAGAAGTAAAATGTACTGATTGAAATCGATGCAATCTTTTATCCAGAAATAATTTGCAGTGTACCCAATTTTTATCCTCAACCTTTTTAGTGTTACTAGGTGTAGTAGATAGAAATAGTTTAACTGAAAGTTTAGCTGATAGTTTAGCTACAACCGGTAAAATACTAGTCGGAACAAGAATTAAGCAGACAGGATTAACTTAACCTTCACATCCTACACATTCATCATCTAGCCACATTTTTACTTTTCTCGGAAAAATAAGCAAAACAACAAGGACAATAAAAGGAATGAACAAATGGGACATATGACAAGCTCTTGATATATGTATTTCTTACACACACTGCAAAAAATATCGAACAATAAAGTTTCACAATATTATGATATCCTTTGTAATCAATATATCAGCAAACAAACTCTGTAAATTCTCTTTGTATACTCCCATCAATACACTATACAATGCAGCACATTACATTTTCCTCAGATTATTTAATCTAGCTTGTAGATCGTTATCTATTCCGCTCTCTCCAGTTCCAGCTGCTTCAGCTTGAGCAACTTTTGCAGCTGCAGCTGGTTGGGCTACTGCTGATGAAGGGGCCTTCACAAGCTGTTTGAACAAACATTGCAAAAATATAGAGGATATTAAAACACATTTCTTAACCCTTTATTTAAAACGGACAAATGCAAAGTCTAGGATCTATTTACTACGCTAGGCCTCTTTGGGCCAAGCTGAAGCTTTTGCTGGAGTGCTTCTTACATAGTGTAGTTTGAAGAAGCacatcaaattttgaatatcacAATTATATGTTGCAAAGAATCAGAGGCTTCAAATTGCTGCTACTGCTTTTGGGACACAGAAGCTTAATTTGGCTTCATGTCAGAGTAAAAGCTCTAAACATTTTGCTTGCCAAATGCCTTCAAAGTAGAGAAGCCTTTTCAAAACCAGGCCAAATAGACACTAAAAGCAATAGGAAAGAGAATAATATTCTAAGCTTTTGCAATGTTGAAgaattgttctttttttttctttttctgtataATAAGTTGACCACGAGTTTTTATatggtaagtttttttttttctttttttgtatggTCAGTTGACCactagtttagagagagagagagagagagagagagagagagagagagagataatggCTTACCTCTGCATTAACATCAACACCAATTTCATCTAACACTTGATTCACGAGCTCTTCagtttcttcctcttcctcatctcctTCCAAAGCATCATCAATTGCATCCCCCATGACCTCACTAACCATTTCCATCTGCTCGTTTTGTCGCTCAAACTCTTGCATTATCTTCTGCAATTCCGGAAGGTTCATCTGTCTGTTCATCTGTCGCATCGCCCTCGTCACGCCCTTCATGGCTTCTCCCATCGCTTGAGTCGATTTCATTGTCTAAGAGAAAATACTCAAATGGTAAAATAAATAGAGTACATAAATTGGATGTGACAAGATGGATAATTATTTGGCCACAATGTATATGCTAATGTTGTTTTTTGGCTTTGTTTATGATGGTGAGATACTTCTTATATTGTTAATTAGGTCGTGacatattctttctttttttttttcaacaaagaACCAGAAAAATCGCTTTCACATTTTTGTTTATTGTTGCCAATATGTTTGTAAAGTATAATGTTAACGAACCTTTATAAGCATAAATATTTAtcggctaaattatagaaaatcccCCTGTCAATATCCACTTTTTTACCTCTcgtcctgtcatttaaaaacctacactttgccctcttaaaaaataaaaaatgttcacaggagggtaTGCTGtgataaaatgaccaaattgcccaTCATCCTTTTTGTCTCCTCCCCAATCCGAAGCTTCTCCTTGGCAGCCGCAGCCTTTCCTCCTCCGTTATTCGCGCCTCCCTCGACCCCTACTTCGACTCTGTTTCCTCCATCTGCTCCCCGGCTCCTCCAGTACCCTCGCCGCCCCTCTATTTCGGCGACTATAGGGAAAAAGATCGGGATGGGCGTGGACGGAGAGGGGCCAGTGTGAGGGTGAGGCGGCGAAGGAAGGCGAAGgctgggtgagggcgaggcggcggccgAGGACGTCGGTGAGGAAGGATGAGGGTTTAAGAGgcattttgggtataaaaaatatgatataaacaAAATCCTAACGGAACACTGACGGGGAGTCGAAGtgagcattttttatttttaaggggcaaagtgtaggttttcaAAAGacgggggaaagtgaaaaagcgttTATTaacagggggttttctgtaatttagccatatttatttgttattttcatTGGTTCCCACCAGACATTTGAAACTCTGGCTCAAAATTTTCTGAACATATCAACCAATTCGATCTACCTCGCAATATAAAAGGACTCACCTCTTTTCTccccaaataaaaataagaaagaaagaataggaCCAAACTCCTAAATGATGGATTCACTTAAATTTACACCAAAAGAG
Protein-coding regions in this window:
- the LOC109717908 gene encoding vacuolar protein sorting-associated protein 2 homolog 1-like, whose translation is MSFLFGKKKTPAELLRENKRMLDKSIREIERERQGLQAQEKKLIAEIKKTAKQGQMGAAKVMAKDLIRTRHQITKFYALKSQLQGVSLRIQTMKSTQAMGEAMKGVTRAMRQMNRQMNLPELQKIMQEFERQNEQMEMVSEVMGDAIDDALEGDEEEEETEELVNQVLDEIGVDVNAELVKAPSSAVAQPAAAAKVAQAEAAGTGESGIDNDLQARLNNLRKM
- the LOC109718912 gene encoding UDP-glucuronic acid decarboxylase 6; translation: MAQESSNGVTKPPPSPSPLRNSKFFQSNMRILVTGGAGFIGSHLVDKLMENEKNEVIVVDNFFTGSKDNIKKWIGHPRFELIRHDVTETLLVEVDQIYHLACPASPIFYKYNPVKTIKTNVIGTLNMLGLAKRVGARILLTSTSEVYGDPLEHPQKEEYWGNVNPIGVRSCYDEGKRVAETLMFDYHRQHGIEIRIARIFNTYGPRMNIDDGRVVSNFIAQAVRGEHLTVQAPGTQTRSFCYVSDMVDGLIRLMEGNHTGPINVGNPGEFTMMELAETVKELINPAVEIKIVENTPDDPRQRKPDITKANELLGWEPKIKLRDGLPLMEADFRGRLGVTKKA